The following are from one region of the Amia ocellicauda isolate fAmiCal2 chromosome 1, fAmiCal2.hap1, whole genome shotgun sequence genome:
- the LOC136756423 gene encoding histone H3, with the protein MARTKQTARKSTGGKAPRKQLATKAARKSAPATGGVKKPHRYRPGTVALREIRRYQKSTELLIRKLPFQRLVREIAQDFKTDLRFQSSAVMALQEASEAYLVGLFEDTNLCAIHAKRVTIMPKDIQLARRIRGERA; encoded by the coding sequence ATGGCCAGAACCAAGCAGACCGCGCGTAAGTCCACCGGCGGGAAGGCGCCGAGGAAGCAGCTGGCGACCAAAGCTGCCCGTAAGAGCGCCCCGGCCACCGGCGGAGTGAAGAAGCCTCACCGCTACAGGCCCGGCACTGTGGCTCTCCGGGAGATCCGCCGCTACCAGAAATCCACCGAGCTGCTGATCCGCAAGCTGCCCTTCCAGCGCCTGGTCCGAGAGATCGCCCAGGACTTCAAGACCGACCTGCGCTTCCAGAGCTCGGCCGTCATGGCTCTGCAGGAGGCCAGCGAGGCCTACCTGGTCGGCCTGTTCGAGGACACCAACCTGTGCGCCATCCACGCCAAGAGAGTCACCATCATGCCCAAGGACATCCAGCTGGCCCGCCGCATCCGCGGAGAGCGAGCCTAG
- the LOC136756650 gene encoding histone H2B, with amino-acid sequence MPEPAKSAPKKGSKKAVTKTAVKGGKKRRKSRKESYAIYVYKVLKQVHPDTGISSKAMGIMNSFVNDIFERIAGEASRLAHYNKRSTITSREIQTAVRLLLPGELAKHAVSEGTKAVTKYTSSK; translated from the coding sequence ATGCCTGAACCAGCTAAGTCTGCGCCCAAGAAGGGCTCCAAGAAAGCCGTGACCAAGACGGCGGTGAAGGGCGGTAAGAAGCGCCGAAAGTCCAGGAAGGAGAGCTACGCCATCTACGTGTACAAGGTGCTGAAGCAGGTGCACCCGGACACCGGCATCTCCTCCAAGGCCATGGGCATCATGAACTCGTTCGTCAACGACATCTTCGAGCGCATCGCCGGCGAGGCCTCCCGCCTGGCGCACTACAACAAGCGCTCCACCATCACCTCCCGGGAGATCCAGACCGCCGTGCGGCTGCTGCTGCCCGGAGAGCTGGCCAAGCACGCCGTGTCTGAGGGCACCAAGGCCGTCACCAAGTACACCAGCTCCAAGTAG
- the LOC136756714 gene encoding histone H4: protein MSGRGKGGKGLGKGGAKRHRKVLRDNIQGITKPAIRRLARRGGVKRISGLIYEETRGVLKVFLENVIRDAVTYTEHAKRKTVTAMDVVYALKRQGRTLYGFGG, encoded by the coding sequence ATGTCTGGAAGAGGAAAGGGTGGAAAAGGACTCGGTAAAGGAGGCGCAAAGCGTCATCGTAAAGTGCTGCGTGATAACATCCAGGGAATCACTAAGCCCGCTATTCGCCGCCTGGCTCGCCGTGGCGGAGTCAAGCGTATCTCTGGGCTGATCTATGAGGAGACCCGCGGAGTGCTGAAGGTGTTCCTGGAGAATGTGATCCGTGATGCCGTCACCTACACCGAGCACGCCAAGAGGAAGACCGTGACCGCCATGGATGTGGTGTACGCGCTGAAGCGCCAGGGCCGCACTCTGTACGGTTTCGGAGGCTAA
- the LOC136756220 gene encoding histone H1-like, translating to MAEEVAPAPAAAPAKAPKKKSAAKPKKAGPSVGDLIVKAVSASKERSGVSLAALKKALAAGGYDVEKNNSRVKVAVKSLVTKGTLVQVKGTGASGSFKLNKQQAEAKKKQPAKKAASTPKKPAAKKPAAAKKPKKPAAKKPAAKKPAAAKKSPKKAKKPAAAKKATKSPKKAAKKPAAPKKATKSPKKAKAAKPKVAKPKTVKPKAKKAAPKKK from the coding sequence atggCAGAAGAAGTGGCTCCAGCTCCCGCCGCCGCGCCGGCCAAGGCGCCCAAGAAGAAGTCCGCCGCCAAGCCCAAGAAGGCCGGCCCCAGCGTGGGAGACCTGATCGTCAAAGCCGTGTCCGCTTCCAAGGAGAGAAGCGGCGTCTCCCTGGCCGCCCTCAAGAAAGCCCTGGCTGCCGGCGGCTACGACGTGGAGAAGAACAACTCCCGCGTCAAGGTCGCAGTCAAGAGCCTGGTGACCAAGGGCACTCTGGTGCAGGTTAAGGGCACCGGCGCTTCGGGCTCCTTCAAGCTCAACAAGCAGCAGGCGGAGGCCAAGAAGAAGCAGCCCGCCAAGAAGGCCGCCTCTACACCCAAGAAGCCAGCGGCCAAGAAACCCGCCGCGGCTAAGAAGCCCAAGAAGCCGGCAGCGAAGAAGCCGGCAGCGAAGAAGCCAGCGGCCGCCAAGAAGTCTCCCAAGAAAGCCAAGAAGCCCGCGGCGGCTAAGAAGGCGACCAAGAGCCCCAAGAAAGCCGCTAAGAAGCCGGCGGCGCCCAAGAAGGCCACCAAGAGCCCCAAGAAAGCCAAGGCGGCCAAGCCCAAGGTCGCCAAGCCCAAAACCGTCAAGCCGAAAGCCAAGAAAGCGGCTCCGAAGAAGAAGTGA
- the LOC136756584 gene encoding histone H2A-like, protein MSGRGKTGGKQRAKAKTRSSRAGLQFPVGRVHRLLRKGNYAQRVGAGAPVYLAAVLEYLTAEILELAGNAARDNKKTRIIPRHLQLAVRNDEELNKLLGGVTIAQGGVLPNIQAVLLPKKTEKPAKK, encoded by the coding sequence ATGAGTGGAAGAGGCAAAACCGGTGGCAAGCAGAGAGCGAAGGCCAAGACTcgctcctccagggctggactgCAGTTCCCAGTCGGCCGTGTCCACAGGCTGCTGCGGAAGGGAAACTATGCTCAGCGGGTCGGTGCTGGAGCCCCGGTCTACCTGGCCGCTGTGCTGGAGTATCTGACCGCCGAGATCCTGGAGCTGGCTGGCAACGCCGCCCGGGACAACAAGAAGACCCGCATCATCCCCCGGCACCTGCAGCTCGCCGTCCGCAACGACGAGGAGCTGAACAAGCTGCTGGGTGGCGTGACCATCGCCCAGGGCGGCGTGCTGCCCAACAtccaggccgtgctgctgcccaaGAAGACCGAGAAGCCCGCCAAGAAGTAA